Proteins encoded within one genomic window of Hemitrygon akajei chromosome 13, sHemAka1.3, whole genome shotgun sequence:
- the LOC140737937 gene encoding amyloid beta precursor protein binding family B member 2-like isoform X8, whose amino-acid sequence MAERRNAKAVACSVSQEQVNVNLDVPLQVDFPTPKMELVQKFHVQYLGVLPVAKPLGIEILNGAIESLMATTNKEDWISVIMNVADATVTVIRQKDEDEVLLECRVRFLSFIGVGKDIHTFAFIMDTGNQRFECHVFWCEPNAGNVSEAVQAACMLRYQKCLVARPPPPRMCPTGPPTDSVTRRVTTSVKRGVLSLIDTLKQKRPVSESP is encoded by the exons ATGGCAGAACGAAGGAATGCCAAAGCTGTGGCTTGCAGTGTCTCTCAGGAGCAAGTCAATGTGAACCTTGATGTTCCTCTACAAG TAGATTTCCCAACACCAAAGATGGAGCTGGTACAAAAATTTCACGTTCAGTATCTCGGTGTGTTACCTGTGGCCAAACCATTAG GAATCGAAATATTGAATGGAGCAATTGAGAGTTTAATGGCCACGACTAACAAagaagactggatatctgtgatcATGAATGTTGCTGATGCCACTGTTACAGTAATAAGGCAGAAG GATGAAGATGAAGTCTTGTTGGAGTGTCGTGTTCGTTTCCTGTCATTTATAGGAGTGGGGAAGGATATCCATACCTTCGCCTTCATTATGGACACAGGAAATCAGCGTTTTGAATGCCACGTCTTCTGGTGtgagccaaatgcaggaaatgtttctgaggctgtgcaggCAGCATGCATG CTTCGATATCAGAAATGCTTAGTAGCAAGACCTCCTCCTCCAAGGATGTGCCCTACAGGTCCACCAACAGACTCTGTCACAAGGCGTGTCACGACCAGTGTAAAACGTGGAGTTTTATCTCTCATTGACACTTTGAAACAAAAGCGGCCGGTATCTGAATCACCATGA